A segment of the Hemicordylus capensis ecotype Gifberg chromosome 6, rHemCap1.1.pri, whole genome shotgun sequence genome:
GAGCTGGCCTGGCACTAGCGGGAACCAACGGCCCCCTTGGGTTGGCATTTGGACGGGGGACTGCATGTGAGCGCTGCAAGGTATCCCCTGAGGTGAGGGGGCCATCgtccagtggaagagcatctgcatgcttgcgtgtgggaggtcccaggctcactccctggcagcatctgcagggagggctgggacagactcctgcccggaaccttggagagctgcagccagccagagcagacaatactgagcgaaagGGACCAATCACCTggctccctctgttcctatgaccCGCCCTGCCCACTTCTCAGCCTGGTACCTAGAAAGGCGTTGGGGATGGTGATCTTCAGCCACATGCGGTCGCGCACCTCCAGGCCGGACTCGGGAGACGCCATCGCCTTGGTGACGGAGGCCATGTCGGTGTGGATGGACAGGTTGAAGTCGTCAAAGCCTGAAGGCAGAAGATGGGGAAGAGAGGATGGCGTCCGAAGGGGCcacagaagcacagcaggcagcCCCGAGGCAACTGCTCAGAAGCAGCCGGGGCAGAACTTGACGGGAACAAGCACTGCCTCACGGGAGCTCAACCGCCGGGTTCAGAAAGCAGCGGGCAGACACAGGGGAAGGTGTGGAATGCCTGGGAGGTTCTTCAGTGGGAGCCTGGGTGACCCAGGAGGCCACAGGGCCTAGTGACCACGAACACAGCAACAAGAGCCAGAAAAGAGACCATGTGGAAGAGGCCCAAGGCTCTGCAAACGGTAGGAAAAAGGCTCTAAGGGGCGGGGGCAACCGGAgtctccccagctgctgttggactacaactcccatcacccccagccacaactgcaatgggaactgtagcccaacaacaacagctggggagactCAAgtcgtgcgcgcacacacacagagactgaaAGAGGTTTCCCTCGAGAAGCCCGGAAAGGCAAGGCAAGCAGCAAACTGCACATTCTCCGGGCTTGAGTGGTGTAAAACGGCAGGCTCTTCTTCAAGGACTCTGTCCTGAGCGTGACTGACTTGAGCTCTGTAGTGCTTTGTTTTCCCCCAGAGAGTGGCCACCCAGCCCCAGCTCTGCTAGAAAGAGGCTGCAATCCCCTGGGCCACACTGGCCACCAGTTGTGCTTCTCCAGTCACCCTCTCTTTGCTCCAGCAACTGTCGGCTGCCGTTTCCCACCATGGGACATTTGGGGAGCAGGGCGGGACTcctcctgatttatttattatttctctttgtaaaccactttggaaacttttgttgaaaagcggtatataagtatttgttcgTGTGTGTTTGTTCCCACCACCCACTGCCTGCCGTAGTCGTGGGGGACGGATGTGGGGCACTCACGCTCTGTCTCCGTGACGGAGGTGCCCGAGGTGATGGTGCTCATGGAGCTGCTCCCGGGGTAGGCGGCAAAGGCCCCCGTCAGGGCAGCCGAGTGGGACACCCAAGCCGCCGGGTCGATGGGCTGGATCGGTTCATCTGGAGAGACGAGAAGCCGCAGGCAGTTCCCCAAAGAGCCAGGCATCCTGGCTACTAGCTGGCTGCTAGCAActtttgcccccctccccgcccaatcCTACAGGCTCCCAGGGCCCTAAACCCGAGCCCTTCAGAGGGGGGCCCCCGGTTCTTCACCAGAGACCCCGCCTGACCCCGGCCGGCTCTTCTGCTCAGGATCTCAGGCCCCAACTGGCTGGGAGCCGTGTGCAGGCCCTCAAAAGAGCCGGCAGGAAGGCCCAGCAGGgcctccattgctgctgctgcccagccaggcCCCAAAGCACCTGCTGCCAGCCACTTACTTCGAGGCAGAGTGAAGTAGCCCTGTGGGGAGGGGTCCCAGCACTTGGCCACCGTCAGCACGATTGGGCTGCAAAGGAAAGGAGGGGCTGAGCCGAGGGGGGGCCGCGGCAgcgccagccccagccccacgcTTGGAGGGACTTCAGGGGGCCAGGAGGGGGCCATACCCACCCTGGCTGGTGGACGATTTCCCTCAAGACTCTCACAGCGTCGTCATTGCTCATGTTCTCAAAATTGATGTCGTTGACCTGGGATGGAAGATAGTGCCCTTCTGAGAGGAGTTATAACGAGGCTGCCCAGCCTCACGTCCCCGGAAGagggtggactacaactcccatcactctcagtcacaatggcctttgggaagcccagagTTCAAAGCTTGTGCTCAGAGGCCCTGCCCACCCCAGGAGTCCTCACCCAGTGGGTGGGGTGTGAGCCTGCCAACTCCCACCTGGGCGTGATGCCAAGGAGGTTCTCCCCCCTGCTGCTGAGgcactggggagtgggggggggtggagagtggGGGGGGACCTCACCTGCAGCAACATGTCCCCAGGCTCGATCCTGCCATCTGCCGCCACCGCCCCGCCTTTCATGATGGAGCCAATGTAGATGCCGCCGTCCCCACGCTCGTTGCTCTGCCCAACGATGGAGATGCCCAGGAAGTTGTACTTCTCTGCCCAGGGAGGGAAAAGATGCTCAGGACCAGCACGCtacatctgtgtgtgtgttgtgttgtgttggggtgggggcagaatggAAGAAGCTGGCGGGCTGCCAAAGcaactccctgtccccaaagaggaCCTATCACCCCGAGAGCTCCCCGCCACCCCCCGATTGTTCGTGTGAACCTCCCAGAAGGGAGCTTCTGCAGCCCACTGACCGAGGCCCCCCATGTGTCCTGGAGCTGCCAGACCTCTCTTCTTGTCCTCTTGGCAATTGCCGGGGCAACAGCTGGCAGCCTAAGGACCAAGCCCAGGCAGGGACGGAGGACAGAGGAAACCACCTCGTCTCAAGCCAGGCCCTTGCTCCACTGGGCTCAGCAcaatttacactgactggcagcggctctccagggttccaggaaGGAGTCTCgcgcccagccctacctggagatgctgccggccGGCGGACCTAGGAACTGCTGGGCCTctcccactgagccatggccctgCCCCCTCAGAGAAATGTCTGCCCGCGCTCACAGagggagtctcccatccaaacgcaagccagggtggagcctgcttagccaaggggaccattcctgcctgctaccacaaggccagctctcctccctgccccggtCCTCGCCCCACTCCCCCCCTTGCAGTTGGACTCTGCGcagcttcagcctcccagcaAAGTCCTCCCTTCCCAAACGTGCCTGGCCCTTACCCATGTTCAGAGTCACCGTGATGATGTTCAGGGACATGGTGGAGTCTGTGACGCTGCTGAAGGATGAAGTCTGGAacaagaggcggcaggggaggcCCCGAGAGACTCAGCCCCCAGACGAGGGGGGCCAGCAAGGCGCCActcccccgccctccccccaagctcctccccccaccctcctccttACCCGCTCGAGACGGGGCGGGCGCTGCTTCCGCCGCCTGCGATGGCGCTTGAGGAGgcgggaggcactgctctgctccGTGGAGCTGCTGAACCTGCCGAGGGAAGGAAGAGGGACGCCCTGTGGCACCTGCAGCCGCCACTCCCAGCGAGGAATGGCTTGGCATCAACGCTCCTTGCAAGGGAAGCAGatcagcagtgggggggggaggcctgctcctcctgctccccccacccacgcaCCTTTGCTCAGGAGAGCAGGGAgagcgccctccccccccccccggcaatggACATGAGGCCCATGCTCATCCCCTTCCCACATTTCAGCACAACAGAAGGCCTGGATGGTTCCTTGCAGCCAGACCCCTCCGGCTCCAGcggcctcctcccagcccagggctgctccgctttggccctcctgcagatgttggccttcaactcccataatccccggctcctggccactgtagctggggattatgggagctgtagtccaaaaacagctggggggccggaGCTGCGCAGCCCTGTTCTAGCCCCAGAAGgaagcccgcccgcccgcctgcccccccGCTCACCTGCTCATGGTGTCGTCGTCATCCGAGTCACACAGGCTGGTGGTCTCCAGCTCGCTGGTGAGGAGAGTGGAGGAGCTCTCGTAGCCTGCCAGGTGCCGCTCCAGCCGAGACTGCCCATTCAGCCGGTGCCCTCCTGCAGCAAGAGAGGGGAGGTAGCCGGGCAGACACAGAAAGGCCGCTGCACTCCCTGCCGCTGCCCCCCCGCCACGACAGCAACACACCTCCGTGCTCCAGACTCTCCCTGCGCCGAGGCCTCTCCCGCCTCAGCAGCACCACGGACTCGGTCTCGGTCTCATGGTCCAAGTTCTCACGGCTGCCCGAGATGTTTGGGCTGCAGAGGcaggaaaaaacacacacccctggaTGCACTGCAGTACCTCCTCAGCTGCTGCCAAGGGGCCCTCCCCTCACTGCCCCAAGCTCcctgggcaagggtgggggggccCCTCCCATGAATCTCACAAACTGGGTTCAGGGCAGGGGCTGAGTGAAGGCCACCACGGGATGTGGTTCCATTTCTCCCCAGGCCAACAGAGTCACCACCAAATAGCTGGGCCACCCTTAGCTAGCAGTCCTTAAGCCCAAGGCCCACCCTCTCAATGTGGGACACGCCACACATCCAGCCTTCCCCTACTCACTGGAAGGAAGGCGGGCGGGAATCCCCAATGCCGCTTGTTCGCTCCACAGGCAACGGAGGAAGTGGGGGCGGAGGTGGTGAAGGCTCTGGCCGCACTTctaggggagggggcgggggcggaggcTCAGGCTGGGGGGTCTCCGAAGACACAAGCTGCATCAGAGGAAGGAAGGATTAGGCCAGGGCTCGACAAATCCCAGATGCCAGGGAGCCGTGGCACCTAGTAACTTGACAGTGGTGCCGAGACTAGGGTTTTGGGGAGCTACTTAATGCAATCCTCATTTGTCCCCAGCAGCCTGCTTCGGTTCTATGCTACGTGCAAAGAGAAGCCCATTCTAGGGAGGTGCACCAgccaaggttcatgcacaggtttggagctgcagtgggggtggcgagcgggacctttaaaaaggaggagagcaggtctttacctgctttccaccaccccatgcagctttttCCTGCTGCAAGGGCATTCCCCCCACAAGAACCCGCGCACACGAACAACacgctgaccacacaaatgtggGCCAGTGCCACACAGGGTTCTTGAGGGCAgcgccatcacagcaggaagctgcatggggcggtggagagcaggtaaggacctgctgctctcttcctttttaaaggcCCCGCTCGccactccccccacaccccaggtGGTgccgaacctgtgcatgaacctagcctgtttgctctctccctccacaATGCTTGTTACGAAGTCTGGTACTTTCAACAGTGTTCGTTGTccggctcctagatccaaagaaaagtgGCCAAGGTCTGGATTAGGCAGGATAAAAGCCCTCCCACCCTATTCTTCCTAATAAAACTGATTTACTTATCTGATCAGCAGAAAGAGTCCTGCTGCATCGGTCCCAAGGCCCACCAAGGTCAGCAGTCGGTTTCCGAGAGCATCAGCCGGTTGACTCTGGGGAGCTCCATAAGCAGGACTTGGAGACAACAGCCCTCTACAGCTGATGCATCCCACCCACTGGACTCAGGGTATACTTACTGCCTCGGAACACGGAGATTCCACTTCGCTACCATGGCGAATAGTTCTGGAGAGGCCACTGCTccagaacagcccttctggatcaggctatccagttcagcatcctgcctCCCACAGGGGCCACCGACAAGATGCCTCTCAGCAGCCCAGAAGCTGGAGATGAAGGCACCCCCCCCTCCAGCCATTCTTCCGCAGTGGCACCCTGTCCCTGAATGCACATACCAACAAACAGCATTACCTACACCCAAGATTCTTACCCCCAGAGCTGCAGGACATGGTCAAACTGAAGGTTTGGCCTTCAAAACAACCAGCCACCAAATCaaaaacacacagcagaacagtGAAAACCTGCCTCAGTCTTTACAAAACAAAGTGGAATGCCTCCCTGCCTCACAACAGATGTTGCATGGAGCATCATGAACAGCTCTGGAACACGCTGGCCGCCCTTGGCAGCCCAACCAAATTTGTGGTGGCCGGCATCTATCCCTTTTTTTCAGCACACTCCTGTGCATCTTCACTCAGAAATAAGTTCCAATGTGTTTAACGGGGACTACTTGAAGGTAAGTGGACTGCAGCCTGAATCCTGAGAAGAGAGCATTGCTTGCTTCACTGGcagcgggagaggagagctggtctggtggtagccagcctgacttgtccccttagctaagcagggtctgccctggttgcatatgaatgggagactagaagtgtgagcagcaatgtaagatcttcccctcatgggatgaggctgctctgagaagagcatctagtttccaagcTCCTTccttggcagtatctccaagacagggctaggagagactcttgcctgcaaccttggagaagccgctgccagtctctgtagacaatgctgagctagatggaccaagggtctgactctgtatatggcagcttcctatgtacccaatGAGAGGGATGTGGAGGACCTGGATGACACCCAACCAAATTTGTGGTGGCCAGCATCTATCCCTTTTTTTCAGCACACTCCTGTGCATCTTCCCGCTCCTCTACCAACAGGGAACAGGAAGGGGCAAGGATCTTCCTCACAGCTGTGCAGGGACAATCTAGGAACATAGGCTCATGacctaggaagcagccttctacagaatcagaccctgggtccgtctCGCTCAGCGCAGTCCACACCCACTCAACAGTGACTCTTCAGAGGTTCAGACAAGATTCTTTCCCAACTGTGCCTggtgatgttgccagggattgaactggggaccctCTGCCTGCAAAACAGGGGttctgagctacagtccttccttAACCACTCCCTAGTGGGAAGGAAGGTGGGGCTCCTCTCATCACCCCCACCTTGGCAAGGGTGATGTAGGGAAACATGGAATCTCACTTTTAAGCTGGTCTTTGTGTTATCATTTTATGCTGATCAATGAAAGAAAAAACTATTGACTTCTGAAGCCCTTCGGGGACTTGCAAAGCCCTATGTCCAGcaactgcaacacacacactcttcacgcTTGTGAGCTTGTTCACCCTTCCAAAAGCGGCTATTACCACACATTACAAAGAACAAGCAGCTTGCCCAATGCCACTCAGCAAGGCCATGGCTGAGGCAATGCCTAGAACCCACACCCAAGGGCGACATAGCGTCCAATGTCATGCACAGGCTCGTGTAAGCGAAAGCTGCAAGATTCCAGACTAGACTGCAAGCATCTGATGCGACAAGTCAGGCCAGGCCGGCTCCATACCCAGGAAACGACTCTGCCGTTGAAGCAGGGGAGCTTTGCGTTGTCGTCTGAGATCTCCTCCTTCACCACTCTGCaggcagaaagagaagaaaaggcatTCAGGGAAGCGACATTTCAAGGATAACAACCAGACAAGAGGCCCAGAGGCCCCAACTTGGAGGTGGCAGGAAGGCATGCTGCACACAAAGGAgccaaggagacctgggtggaGAAGCAAGCAGGGGAGCATCTTCAACGAGGCCCATGTTAGGGCTCAAAGGATGCTACTGTTGGGAGGGGGAGCAGCCTTGCCTGGATCCCACTAAGAGGGGTAGTCAATTTCGGGGGGAGGACGCTCTTCTGGACACCTGGGACCCAGGGAGGGAGCTAGTCTGGGTTTGCAGGAGCACCACCTCCCAGACGCCTGGGTCCCACCAAGAGGGATAGGCACATCCCCTTCCAGGCAGGGTGCTCTCAGACACCTGGGTTCCCCTGAGCGGGGTAAGTGTGCCCCCTTTCTGTGTTTGGGGGCAGAGGAAGAGTAGGTCCCCCCCCTTgtgctgggcggggggagagagggctCTCCCGGACGCCTGGGTCccagaggtggggggaaggagacccccgccccacttcctgcGCAGGCGCGGGGGCAGGGCGCTCTCCCTGACGCCTGGGTCCTGCAAGCCCCCCCGGGCAAGCCCCGCCGCACCCAAAGTCCTGGTCCATGCTCTTGAAGAAGTACTTGGCGCCGGGCCGGGCGAGCGCCGCCTTGACGTGGCCCAGGGTGATGCGCTCGGCCGGCACGGGGATCTTGACCAGGTAGGGCGTCTCCTCCTCGTCCAGGTGGTAGATCACCTTCGTCTCGCCCGCGCCGGGCCCGGGCCCCGCCATCGCCATGACAACCGCGGGCGGGCGAAGGAGGCCGAGCGCGGAGGAGCCGCCGCCAGCAGGGAgagcgggagggggggagggagagagcgcgGCCCCGCCCCCTGCGCGCCCTTGCGTCACCACGCAGCCCCACCTGGGCAGGGAGGAGGCGCCCCAGGCCGCGGCGTCACGTGACGCCCGCGCGCTTCCTGGGGGAAATGACGTGCGGAACGCCGGCCTTTGTCTTCTGACGTCGCAAACGCCTCCTCGGCCCCCCCTCTGCACACGGACAGAGGCTCGCCGGGGACTATATGAAGACTCTCCCCCCAACTGAGCTTTTAACTCGGCTTGCAGACggcttttaaaagattttgtctTCGCGCTGACATTTTATTCTGTAAACGGGAGTTTGAGGCGGGGTATCAATGTGCTGAGTCGGGGGTTCTCACTGgggtccccagctgctgttggaaaaCCGCTGCcatcgctggggatgatgggagtggtagcccAACCGCAGTGCTTCGCGCACTGCAAGCCTTAGGCGGCCTAGGGGGAAAGACTGCCTTGCGTGGGTCCAGAGggcgtcagacgcaggggccaaggggaggccagcccagcccaggaagGTCTGCAAAGGCCCCCGTAAGCAGTGCCGAAACCGCCAAAGAGCAGCCGTGGGTGGCTCCAAGGAGAGCCCCCGGGCCAGTGGCAGTCTACCTTTGGCGCTGGACCACCCCCCACCTCTCATGCCCACCCCAGATACAGCTCCCACCTGACTCACCACAGTGACCTGCCCCCATCCCGGAAGTGAAACACACCTTCTCCTACACGCCGCCCCAACCCCCAGTTCCAGCACACAGAACATGAATGAAGACCACAACTTTCTGTACAAACGCCAAAAGGGTCCACAGCTTTTATTTACATTCAAAAACTCTGCCATGTACACGGttgcaaatattaaaacaaaaagggTAGGGGGGTGGAgtaggggagagaaaagggacccttaagaaaagcaaaagaaaaaacaaacgaACAGAAACTCCCAACCACTGATCAAAATACTAAACCTCGACatggggagcaggaggtggtggaaCTCACAGCCCCACCTTGGAGTTCTAAGAGCAGGAACTCTGGGCAGGCACATCTCCCATTCTAAAGTGAGGCTGGCATTCTTCATACACCTCAAGCCTATctggcccccactccccaatgGTTAGAAACAAAATCCTTCCTCCCCATTCTCAATGGGAGCtgtcagaacacacacacaaataagctGTCCCTTTTTAATTCTGGTAACAGCAAAATCGCAAAGGTTTTCCAGGCTAGTTCACCCTCTCGAAATGCTGCGGGGAGGAAGAGGATTGTTAATATTTGGGTCAAATAAAACCTTTCAGTTTTCAGTCTCCTGAAGTGTTCTCTCCCTCATCCTTTGTCCAGAATTAATCTTTTGAAGAAATCCAATTTCAAACCCACCTCCAAAACAAAATTTTTAATAAaacaaatcccaccctcccattCCAGGCTCTGCAGCTGCAATCAGGATGCTTCAGTCGACACACCCCACTCCTCACCCCTCCCTGGAAAAATGAAATAGAAGTTTTGAAGACACCGAAAACTGGGCcggaaatttaaaaaataaaccaaaacATGGGGGTGAGGTGTAGGGACAAAAAATGCCCACACCTTTCCCTGCTGCCTATTTACAGGTAAACTTACTGGGGCAGGGGACGGGGGAGAGCTAGTAGGAAATGAAGACGCTTCTACCCCAACCCTCTTCTACTGCCCTctcttccccccaaaaaacacttTGTGCATCCTAACTTACAAAACAGGAACCGTCCAGATGGTCAGTTTCATACTTCTCTCCTTCACCCACCCCCCAAGTCATTCTCCTACAGAGAGCATGGAGGGGGGCTAAGACCAGCCCCCCGAAAAGGAAGCAGGTGTGAGGTGGGGGCTTGTCACTGCCAGCCAGGAACTGCTTTCTGCAGGGGGGGTGGCACTGGAGCCTCGCCCCAGCCTCCCCCCTTTGGTGCTGGGACTGTCACCACCCCAAATACCCCAAGCACCTCttctttcctgcctgcctccaagCGGCCAAAGCTAGTTTTCAGATGCCCATGCAGAGCAGGCTCCCAACGGCCCTGTCCAGTCTTTTGTCCCTCTGGGATGGAAGCCCAGCATGGCGCTGCCCCCTCTGTCCATGCTAGGGCTCCCCACCTCCCCTGGGCGCAACAGTGGCTGTTGCAACAGGGGCTGCTGCGGGCAGCAGGGGCTGCTGCGGCTTCCGGGAGCTTTCTTTACACTTCTGACAATAGAAGATGTCCGGGACGTTGGTCTTCTTGATCTTGGCGCACGAGAGGTGGATCCAGGTCCGGCACTGGTTGCACTCGATCATGGGCCGCCCTGCAAATGGCTTCTCGCAGTAACACGTTATGAGGTCCCAGGAGTCATCCcctgcagagacagagagaggaagtTTGCCAGGCTGCCTGGGGCCAACACCCAGCTGGGGCTGCACATGGCCGCCACAACTACCAGCATCTTACTGCCAGCTTTGGTCCTCTCTTTAAAGACCCCGGTGGTTTTCAGCTGTGGAGATGGGCTTGAGAATATGTAGGAGTGCCTGGTGAAACCCAAGAGAAACAGGACTTCTAGTGGTCAGGGAGTGAGGCTTCAGCCTTGCATTTAGGCCAAGCCCAGGAGTAGAATACAACTATACCAAAGACAGGAACAAaggaacctgccttctactgagtcagacccttggtccatctagctcagtgttgtctacccagactggcagcagcttcttcaaagtggcaggcaggggtctctctcaggcctatcttggagatgctgc
Coding sequences within it:
- the DVL2 gene encoding LOW QUALITY PROTEIN: segment polarity protein dishevelled homolog DVL-2 (The sequence of the model RefSeq protein was modified relative to this genomic sequence to represent the inferred CDS: deleted 2 bases in 1 codon), translating into MAMAGPGPGAGETKVIYHLDEEETPYLVKIPVPAERITLGHVKAALARPGAKYFFKSMDQDFGVVKEEISDDNAKLPCFNGRVVSWLVSSETPQPEPPPPPPPLEVRPEPSPPPPPLPPLPVERTSGIGDSRPPSFHPNISGSRENLDHETETESVVLLRRERPRRRESLEHGGGHRLNGQSRLERHLAGYESSSTLLTSELETTSLCDSDDDDTMSRFSSSTEQSSASRLLKRHRRRRKQRPPRLERTSSFSSVTDSTMSLNIITVTLNMEKYNFLGISIVGQSNERGDGGIYIGSIMKGGAVAADGRIEPGDMLLQVNDINFENMSNDDAVRVLREIVHQPGPIVLTVAKCWDPSPQGYFTLPRNEPIQPIDPAAWVSHSAALTGAFAAYPGSSSMSTITSGTSVTETERFDDFNLSIHTDMASVTKAMASPESGLEVRDRMWLKITIPNAFLGSDVVDWLYHHVEGFQDRREARKYASNLLKAGFIRHTVNKITFSEQCYYIFGDFTGCEHYMANLSLNDNDGSSGASDQDTLAPLPLPGATPWPLMPTFSYQYPAPHPYSSQPPPYHELSSYSYGMGSAGSQHSEGSRSSGSNRSDGGGGGGSGGGRGPSKHKEEKAAGADSKSGSGSESEYSTRSSQRGGAAVGAERGGGCAAQPAQPGGGGGGGGSVRSHHSLHAAYAAPGGMPLAYNPMVVMMVPPPAPPSASTAAAVQPPGAPPVRDLGSVPPELTASRQSFHMAMGNPSEFFVDVM